In Sparus aurata chromosome 3, fSpaAur1.1, whole genome shotgun sequence, the following are encoded in one genomic region:
- the tomm7 gene encoding mitochondrial import receptor subunit TOM7 homolog, protein MAKLSKETKQRLQQLFQCSQFVIRWGFIPTVLYLGFKRGADPGMPEPTVLSLLWG, encoded by the exons ATGGCTAAACTAAGCAAAGAGACCAAACagcggctgcagcagctcttccaATGCAGCCAGTTCGTTATCCGATGGGGTTTCATCCCCACCGTGCTGTACCTCG GTTTCAAACGAGGAGCGGATCCAGGAATGCCTGAGCCCACGGTCTTGAG